The following are from one region of the Mannheimia granulomatis genome:
- a CDS encoding DUF441 domain-containing protein codes for MTLQLNSVALLLVVLIVLGLVSQNSAVTISAAVLLIMQQTLLSKYLPFVDQYGLKLGIIILTIGVLAPLVSGRIAIPELAQFLNWKMALAIVAGVIVAWLGGRGVSLMGGQPILVTGLLIGTVIGVAFLKGVPVGPLIAAGILSLVLGKS; via the coding sequence ATGACACTACAACTTAATTCCGTTGCTCTGCTGCTGGTTGTGCTGATTGTACTCGGCTTAGTCAGCCAAAACAGTGCAGTCACCATTTCTGCGGCAGTGTTGCTGATTATGCAACAAACACTCCTTTCCAAATACCTCCCGTTTGTCGATCAATACGGCTTGAAACTCGGGATCATTATTTTAACCATTGGCGTGTTAGCTCCGCTGGTTTCGGGGCGGATTGCGATTCCTGAATTAGCCCAATTTCTCAACTGGAAAATGGCTCTCGCCATCGTTGCCGGCGTGATTGTCGCGTGGCTCGGCGGACGTGGAGTCAGCTTAATGGGCGGTCAGCCGATTTTGGTGACGGGCTTGCTGATCGGCACCGTCATCGGCGTGGCATTTTTGAAAGGCGTACCGGTAGGACCATTGATTGCCGCTGGCATTTTATCGCTCGTGCTAGGAAAATCGTAA
- the grpE gene encoding nucleotide exchange factor GrpE, whose product MTTNENVQEEIKNEEIQMEEVIEEQEKIEIDPLAAAQDKIAELEAYILEADKREQDIQLRAQAEIQNIRRRAEQDVEKAHKFALEKFSKELLTVVDNLERGLDALDKAVTDETTQALVDGVEMTHKEFISTLAKFGVVSIGEVGEAFNPELHEAISMQPAEGIEANHISSVLQKGYTLQGRVIRPAMVMVAA is encoded by the coding sequence ATGACAACAAACGAAAATGTTCAAGAAGAAATTAAAAATGAAGAAATTCAAATGGAAGAAGTAATAGAAGAACAAGAAAAAATTGAGATTGATCCATTAGCTGCCGCTCAAGACAAAATTGCCGAGCTGGAAGCCTATATTCTTGAAGCCGATAAACGTGAGCAAGATATCCAACTCCGTGCGCAAGCAGAAATTCAAAACATCCGCCGTCGCGCCGAGCAAGATGTTGAAAAAGCACATAAATTCGCGCTAGAAAAATTCTCAAAAGAATTACTAACCGTAGTGGATAATTTAGAACGTGGCTTAGATGCGTTAGACAAAGCGGTAACCGATGAAACTACCCAAGCCTTAGTTGACGGAGTGGAAATGACTCATAAAGAATTCATTAGCACCTTAGCCAAATTTGGTGTTGTTTCAATTGGTGAGGTAGGTGAGGCTTTCAACCCGGAATTACACGAAGCTATTTCAATGCAACCGGCAGAAGGAATTGAAGCTAATCATATCAGCAGCGTATTACAAAAAGGCTACACTTTACAGGGGCGTGTAATTCGCCCGGCAATGGTGATGGTTGCTGCTTAA
- the hrpA gene encoding ATP-dependent RNA helicase HrpA — translation MAELQKNKKNQPLVKLENITTSDYRRLSARLKGAENIKNEANKRSVLAEISQDLATCQDRFFARTQHAQSLKIDYPDLPVSARREEILKLISENQVVVIAGETGSGKTTQLPKMCLELGRGVKGLIGHTQPRRIAARSVATRIAEELKSELGDTVGYKVRFNDQVGENSLIKLMTDGILLAEIQHDRYFNQYDTLIIDEAHERSLNNDFILGYLKQILHKRPDLKVIITSATIDVERFSKHFNNAPIIEVSGRTFPVEVRYRPPIFDENGEEKDQDQLQGILNAVDELQAEGRGDILIFMNGEREIRDTAEALEKQELRFTEILPLYARLSAEEQQRIFKPSGLNRVILATNVAETSLTIPNIKYVIDTGTARISRYSYRTKVQRLPIEPISQASANQRKGRCGRISEGICIRLYSEEDFNNRPQFTDPEILRTNLASVILQMASLGLSDIANFPFVDSPDVRQVQDGIRLLEELQAFHHKKTKHGEIRELTTIGKQLAQLPIDPRLGRMVIEAAKNGSLHEVMMIVSALSIQDPRERPQEKHQSADDKHRRFADKDSDFLAFVNLWKFIQTQQKELTKNQFRKLCQKDYLNYLRVREWQDIYHQLRLAVREMGLPINSLEANYQQIHTALLSGLLSHIGLKDNEKMYYLGARNAQFFIFPNSILFKKQPKWIVASELVETTKLWARTVAKIEPEWIEPLAQHLVKSSYSEPHWSKSKGSVMAYEKVSLYGLPIVANRPVNYGTIAPETCREIFIRSAMVEGDWHNNYKFFKENNRLIKEVEDLEHKSRRRDILVDEQVLFDFYDQRVGTEVVSSKHFDSWWKQASKQNPELLNFEKSFLINEEANKVSELDFPNFWHQGQLKLKLTYQFEIGKEHDGVTVHIPLPLLNQIEPEGFDWQIPGLRHELVVSLIKSLPKAARRNFVPAPNYADAFLAKAEPFAKPLLESLTYELRRMTGVTVESELWDLSQLPAHLRMTFRVIDEKGKKIAESENLDELKFSLKDQVQNTLSNIADDGIEQSGIHVWSFAELPQFYEQKKQHFSVKAYPAIVDEKESVGIKLFETEFEQARAMQAGLRRLLLLNVPSPIKYLHEKLPNKAKLGLYFAPFGKVLDLIDDCIACAVDKLVEEFGGFVWNEEKFQALHEFVRANLNDTTAEIALQVEKCLTLAFEINKRMKGKMDFTMAFALSDIKAQIQGLIYPDFVTKTGHQRLGDLYRYLSAIDKRLDKLGTDTNTDRAKMLRIEQMQNAYKQLLAKLPKSKAIPDEILEIRYMIEELRVSLFAQQIGTKYPISDKRILNVISAIN, via the coding sequence ATGGCTGAATTGCAAAAAAATAAGAAAAATCAACCGCTTGTCAAACTTGAAAACATCACCACAAGCGACTATCGCCGTTTGTCTGCTCGCCTAAAAGGGGCAGAAAATATCAAAAACGAGGCCAACAAGCGGTCGGTTTTAGCCGAGATTTCGCAAGACCTCGCTACTTGTCAGGATCGCTTTTTCGCACGCACTCAGCACGCTCAAAGCCTCAAAATCGACTACCCTGATCTTCCTGTCTCCGCCCGCCGTGAAGAAATTTTGAAACTGATTAGCGAAAATCAGGTGGTGGTGATTGCGGGTGAAACCGGCTCGGGTAAAACTACCCAGTTACCGAAAATGTGTTTGGAACTCGGGCGTGGGGTGAAAGGCTTGATCGGCCATACCCAGCCCCGCCGAATTGCGGCTCGCTCGGTCGCCACTCGCATTGCCGAAGAGCTTAAATCCGAACTCGGTGACACGGTCGGTTACAAGGTACGTTTTAACGATCAAGTCGGCGAAAACAGCCTCATCAAACTGATGACGGACGGAATTTTGCTCGCCGAAATTCAGCACGACCGCTATTTCAACCAGTACGACACATTGATTATTGACGAAGCCCACGAACGCTCGCTCAATAACGATTTTATCTTGGGCTATCTCAAACAAATTCTGCACAAACGCCCCGATCTGAAAGTGATCATCACCTCGGCGACCATTGATGTGGAACGCTTCTCCAAACATTTTAATAACGCACCGATTATCGAAGTTTCGGGACGGACTTTTCCTGTGGAAGTGCGTTACCGCCCGCCTATTTTTGATGAAAATGGAGAAGAAAAAGATCAAGACCAACTGCAAGGGATTTTAAATGCGGTCGATGAGCTGCAAGCGGAAGGACGTGGCGATATTTTAATTTTTATGAACGGTGAGCGAGAAATTCGAGATACCGCCGAGGCATTGGAAAAACAAGAGCTTCGCTTTACCGAAATTCTTCCACTCTACGCCCGATTATCTGCTGAAGAGCAACAACGTATTTTTAAACCGAGTGGCTTAAATCGAGTTATTTTAGCAACTAATGTGGCGGAAACCTCACTTACTATTCCTAATATCAAATACGTAATCGACACCGGCACGGCACGCATTTCCCGATACAGCTACCGCACCAAAGTCCAACGCTTGCCGATTGAGCCGATATCACAAGCCTCGGCAAATCAGCGAAAAGGGCGATGTGGTCGTATTTCCGAAGGTATTTGTATTCGCCTCTACTCTGAGGAAGATTTTAACAATCGCCCACAATTTACCGATCCGGAAATTCTGCGGACTAACCTTGCCTCTGTTATTTTGCAAATGGCATCGCTTGGTCTGTCTGATATTGCCAACTTCCCATTTGTAGACTCGCCTGATGTTCGCCAAGTGCAAGATGGTATTCGCCTATTGGAAGAACTCCAGGCATTTCACCATAAGAAAACCAAACACGGTGAGATACGTGAGCTTACAACTATTGGTAAACAACTCGCCCAACTCCCTATCGACCCACGTTTAGGGCGAATGGTGATCGAGGCCGCCAAAAACGGCAGTTTGCACGAAGTGATGATGATTGTGTCTGCCCTTTCGATTCAAGATCCGAGAGAGCGTCCGCAAGAAAAACATCAATCAGCAGATGACAAACATCGCCGTTTCGCCGATAAAGATTCGGATTTCTTGGCATTTGTGAATCTGTGGAAATTTATCCAAACGCAACAAAAAGAGCTGACGAAAAACCAGTTCCGCAAGCTCTGCCAAAAGGATTACTTAAATTATCTACGAGTGCGTGAGTGGCAAGATATTTATCACCAACTTCGTCTTGCTGTGCGTGAAATGGGCTTGCCGATTAATAGCCTAGAGGCAAATTATCAGCAAATTCATACTGCTTTACTTAGCGGGTTGCTTTCCCACATTGGGCTGAAAGACAATGAAAAAATGTACTATTTAGGGGCAAGAAACGCCCAATTTTTTATTTTCCCTAATTCGATACTGTTTAAAAAGCAGCCGAAATGGATTGTCGCTTCTGAGCTAGTTGAAACGACAAAGCTATGGGCAAGAACCGTTGCCAAAATCGAACCTGAATGGATTGAACCTTTGGCCCAACATTTAGTAAAAAGTAGTTACAGCGAGCCGCACTGGTCGAAATCCAAAGGCTCAGTGATGGCGTATGAAAAGGTGTCGCTCTATGGCTTGCCGATTGTGGCAAATCGTCCTGTAAATTATGGGACTATCGCTCCTGAAACCTGCCGTGAAATTTTTATCCGCTCGGCTATGGTGGAAGGTGATTGGCACAATAATTACAAATTTTTTAAAGAAAATAACCGCTTGATCAAGGAAGTAGAAGACTTAGAGCATAAATCCCGCCGCCGTGATATTTTGGTTGACGAGCAAGTGCTGTTTGATTTCTACGACCAACGTGTCGGCACAGAAGTAGTGTCAAGCAAACATTTTGACAGTTGGTGGAAACAGGCGAGCAAGCAAAATCCGGAATTGCTTAACTTTGAAAAATCGTTCTTAATTAATGAAGAGGCAAACAAAGTCAGTGAGCTGGATTTCCCGAATTTCTGGCATCAAGGCCAGCTTAAGCTGAAATTAACGTACCAATTTGAAATCGGCAAAGAGCATGATGGTGTCACAGTACATATTCCGCTGCCGTTATTAAACCAAATTGAACCGGAGGGCTTTGATTGGCAAATTCCCGGATTACGACACGAATTAGTGGTTTCCTTGATTAAATCCTTGCCAAAAGCCGCTCGCCGTAATTTTGTGCCGGCACCAAATTATGCAGACGCCTTTTTAGCGAAAGCCGAGCCGTTCGCTAAGCCGTTGCTGGAAAGTTTAACCTATGAGTTAAGACGAATGACGGGTGTGACGGTGGAATCCGAACTTTGGGATCTCAGCCAACTACCGGCTCATTTACGAATGACTTTCCGGGTGATTGATGAAAAAGGCAAGAAAATTGCCGAAAGTGAGAACTTAGATGAGTTGAAGTTTTCGTTAAAAGACCAAGTGCAAAATACGCTTTCAAACATTGCTGATGACGGCATTGAGCAAAGTGGCATCCACGTTTGGAGCTTTGCCGAACTGCCACAGTTCTACGAGCAGAAAAAACAGCATTTTAGTGTTAAAGCCTACCCTGCGATTGTGGATGAAAAAGAGTCTGTCGGCATTAAATTGTTTGAAACCGAGTTCGAACAAGCACGTGCAATGCAAGCCGGCTTACGTCGTTTGTTGCTGTTAAATGTGCCTTCACCAATTAAATATCTGCACGAAAAACTGCCGAATAAAGCGAAACTCGGCTTGTATTTCGCCCCGTTCGGCAAGGTGTTGGACTTAATTGATGACTGTATTGCCTGTGCGGTGGATAAATTAGTGGAAGAATTTGGTGGCTTTGTATGGAATGAGGAAAAATTCCAAGCGTTACACGAATTTGTGCGGGCAAACCTAAATGATACAACGGCTGAAATAGCGTTACAGGTTGAAAAATGTCTGACTCTCGCCTTTGAAATTAACAAGCGAATGAAAGGCAAAATGGATTTTACGATGGCGTTTGCTCTCTCAGATATTAAAGCTCAAATTCAAGGGCTAATTTACCCCGATTTTGTCACTAAAACCGGTCATCAACGCTTGGGTGATTTATATCGTTACCTTAGTGCCATTGATAAACGTTTGGATAAACTCGGTACCGACACTAACACCGATAGAGCTAAAATGCTCAGAATAGAGCAAATGCAAAATGCTTATAAGCAACTATTAGCAAAACTGCCAAAATCTAAAGCAATTCCAGATGAAATATTAGAAATTCGTTACATGATTGAAGAACTGAGAGTGAGCCTATTTGCCCAGCAAATCGGCACCAAATATCCTATTTCCGATAAGCGGATTTTGAATGTCATTTCTGCAATAAATTAA